The Solibacillus sp. FSL R7-0682 genome includes a window with the following:
- a CDS encoding ABC transporter ATP-binding protein — MGALLEVCDLKVGFEKNNEFVQVIKGINFSIKKGENLGIVGESGCGKSMTSLAIMGLLKHKGLAISNGEIRWNGDNLLTLSEKSWKNMLGNEIAMIFQEPMTALNPMLTIGTQIVEQIRAHKKISKKEAEALAIQMLEKVGIPSPTSRMKVYPHEMSGGMRQRVMIAMAICCEPELLIADEPTTALDVTIQAQILDLLARLVSESNRSMILITHDLGVIANYCQRVLVMYSGKVMEESLTNDLFEKPLHPYTRGLIQAVNSIEENSDRISSIPGMVPLPGEIIKGCVFTERCPYASDICSQQEPPLVVTDNLRKVSCWNYKDIPEGVANYESVI; from the coding sequence ATGGGTGCATTATTAGAGGTTTGTGATTTAAAAGTTGGCTTTGAAAAAAACAATGAATTTGTCCAGGTCATTAAAGGGATTAATTTTTCGATTAAGAAGGGGGAAAATTTAGGCATTGTTGGTGAATCAGGTTGCGGTAAAAGTATGACCTCCCTTGCCATAATGGGCTTATTAAAGCATAAAGGATTAGCAATTTCGAATGGTGAGATTCGTTGGAATGGCGATAATTTATTAACACTGTCAGAAAAAAGTTGGAAAAACATGCTTGGCAATGAGATCGCGATGATTTTCCAAGAGCCAATGACTGCACTAAATCCAATGTTAACGATTGGTACACAAATCGTAGAGCAAATTCGGGCACATAAAAAGATTTCTAAGAAAGAGGCGGAAGCACTCGCCATTCAAATGCTAGAAAAAGTGGGCATCCCCTCACCTACTTCACGTATGAAAGTATACCCACATGAGATGTCAGGTGGTATGAGGCAACGCGTCATGATCGCAATGGCGATTTGTTGCGAACCGGAGCTACTCATAGCAGACGAGCCCACTACTGCACTGGATGTTACAATTCAAGCCCAAATTTTAGATTTACTTGCCCGATTAGTAAGTGAATCGAACCGTTCGATGATTTTAATTACTCACGATTTAGGGGTAATCGCGAATTACTGCCAACGTGTGCTTGTCATGTATTCAGGAAAAGTCATGGAGGAATCTTTAACTAATGATTTATTCGAAAAACCACTTCACCCTTATACGCGCGGATTAATTCAAGCAGTTAATTCCATCGAAGAAAATAGTGACCGTATTTCATCTATTCCAGGTATGGTGCCTCTTCCAGGGGAAATAATTAAAGGCTGCGTATTTACAGAACGATGTCCGTATGCTTCTGATATTTGCAGTCAGCAAGAGCCACCGCTTGTCGTTACAGATAATCTACGGAAAGTAAGTTGCTGGAACTACAAAGATATTCCGGAGGGGGTAGCGAATTATGAATCAGTTATTTGA